The genomic window TCGTTCCAGAAATGAAAATCGAATCTAGCATGTTATTAGATTATCCATTGCATATTGTGACTTATGATCGTAATAAAGATGGAGATTATGAAGCAATCACGCCGATTCAAAAATTGGTTCCTAAAAAGGATCCTAGTGAGATCAAAGATTATAAGTAAATTGACAACCCAGATGGGTTGTTTTTTTGTTTTATCTATTGTTATTCACTTTAGCCCTTTCATAAAAATTATAATATGCTAATCTTAAATTAAAGAGAGGGGAGGGGCTTTTTATGAACTCTAATAGAATCAAACTTTATGGTACTTTGACTATTGGTGTGATTGCGTTTATTCTTCAATTTGCATTTCATCAGGCATTAGCAGCCCAATGGATTATTAGTATTTTAGGGACAATTTTAGCTCTGATCATGTTTATTGATATGATCAAAGTTTTAAAATCTGGTAATTTTGGAGTCGATTTATTGGCTATTACTGCCATCGTTGCAACGATTGCTCTCGGCGAATATTGGGCTGGTTGGATCGTGCTTCTGATGCTTACTGGTGGAGATACTTTGGAAGAATATGCAGCCAACAAAGCTAAGAGCGAACTCAAGTCATTGCTAGATAATTCTCCGTCTAAAGCACATGTCTATCAGGGGGAAAGTATCAAAGATGTTGATATTGAACATGTCAAGGTCGGCGACAAACTACTGATCAGACCAAAGGAACAAGTCCCAGTCGATGGTATTGTCTATGAGGGTAATTCAAGTGTTGACGAATCATCGCTGACAGGTGAGTCCGTTCCAGTAGATATTGAAAAAGGTTCACATGTTATGTCAGGATCCATCAACGGCGAAGTTCCCTTCAAGATCACAGCTGAAAAGATTGCTGCTGAAAGTGAGTATCAGGCCATTGTTAAATTGGTCAAGGAGTCTGAAACTAACCCCGCACGTTTTGTTAGATTAGCTGATCGTTACGCGGTTCCATTTACGATCATCGCTTATATCATTGCTGGATTGGCTTGGTATTTGTCTGGAGATCCGATAAGAATCGCTCAGGTACTAGTTGTTGCTTCGCCATGTCCATTGATTTTGGCAGCTCCAATAGCTTTCGTATCAGGAATGAGTCGTAGCAGTAGAAATGGCATCATCGTTAAATCAGGTACTGCACTTGAAAAAATTTCTTCGGCAAAAACAATGGCATTTGATAAAACCGGAACGATTACACGTGGTCATTTGGTAGTTCAAGATGTCAAAATCTCACCCGATTTTATGCCAGAAACAGTCTATCAGTATGCAGCTTCGATTGAACAAAATTCAAGCCACGTCATGGCTGAAGCAATTGTTGACTACGCTTTAGCTCAACAAATTGAAATGAAAGATGTGGATGACGTAAAGGAAATTACCGCTGAAGGTATCGTTGGGGTTATTGATGGTCATTACGTCAAAGTTGGTAACCCTGAATTCGTTACTAAATATCCAGTTGAAAAAGTCGAAGGATCATCAGTTTATGTTTCAATTGACGAGCGGTTTGCCGGCGTTTATAGTCTGGTCGATGAGATTCGTCCTGAAGCTAAAGAAACGATTGCACGTCTCAAAACATATGGATTCAACAACATCTTAATGATTACAGGCGACAAAAAAGAGACAACTGAAAAGGTTGCCTCCGAAGTGGGTATAACTAAAGCATATCCATCAAGTTTGCCTGCTGACAAAGTTAAAATTATTCAAACCTTGCCTAAAGAGTATCATCCTGCTGTCATGGTAGGAGATGGCGTTAACGACGCACCTGCCTTGGCATTAGCCGATGTCGGTATTGCTATGGGCTACAAAGGTGCCAATGCCGCTAGTGAATCGGCTGATGCGGTAGTTTTAAAAGATGATCTCGGTAAAGTTGCTGAAGTTGCCAAGATATCTGACGATACCTTAAAAGTTGCTAAGCAAGCTGTTTTAATAGGTATTTTGATCTGTATCATCTTGATGCTGATTGCTGGTTTTGGTTTAATTCCAACAATCATCGGTGCCATGCTTCAAGAGGTTGTCGATACTGTCACGATTCTTTACGCATTGCGTGCTAGAAGCGATAATCTGTGATTATTTCCAACCATAGGTTTCTAAATTCATATCACGTTTATACATTTTGGAAACGTAAGGATTTCCATCAACAATGAAACGCATCTTTTTATCAGTCCATTCGCCTTTATTGGGCACTCCAATTCTTGGAGTTTCCAATATATTTGCAGGTGTTTTGGACTTTTTTAATTCAAACTGGAAATTGGCACTATTGAGCATTGTCCCGGAAAGCTCCTTATCCATAATTCCAAATGCTCGGATCCATTTTGCAGGGCCGTTAGTAGTGTCAAAGTCAGTTTTCTTTCGATTCAGATCCATGATATCTTTACCGTCGATTGGTTCGATGCCACGAATAAGGACGCCGTTGGGCAGTCCTTTTTTTTGGATGCTGATATCCATATCCAACCAGCTGTGAATCGAATAAATATAAATTGTGCCACCTTGTTGGTAAAGTGGGTCATTAGCTTCTGAGTGTCTGCCACCATAACTGTGGGCGGCCATATCATCTGGTCCCAAATAAGCTTCGGTCTCAACGATTATTCCTGACAATAATCCTTGCTCTGAATGATAGGTTAGCTTATGTCCCAACATTTCTTTGGCAATTTGAATTGTTGAACCAGTTTGAAAAAAGTCGTTTGTGGTAGTAATTAAGTCAGTCAAAATAGGTACCTCGAAAAAAGTTTAGATATTTAGCAAAAATTACTTGCGTTGGTTCTCATACTTAATATATAATACTCTTTGTGCTTACGAAAGAAAGCAAATGACCCCTTGGTCAAGTGGTTAAGACACCGCCCTTTCACGGCGGTAACATGGGTTCAAATCCCGTAGGGGTCACTATTTGGAGGATTAGCTCAGCTGGGAGAGCATCTGCCTTACAAGCAGGAGGTCACAGGTTCGATCCCTGTATCCTCCACTAAATAGACAAGCTAGAAATCATCGATGATGGTTCCTAGCTTTTTTTCTGTCTCGAAAAGATTGTCTTTAGAAATCTGTTCATTAGTTGGAGATAACTGAACCGCGTTTACTTGATCGCAATTGATCAAAGAAAATGCGTAAAATGCTGTGATCAGTATTGCTAGTAAAATTAAGCCACTTCTGATAACTATTGTCATTTGAATATCTCCCAAGTTGATTTATTTTCAAATTTAGATTAACACCGTAATGAAAATTTTGAGTCAATTTTTTGTAAAATTTGTGTAAAAAAATCCAGACATTAGTTCAATACTAATTGTCTGGAAGAATTTAATTTAAATTATTAGCATGATATTTCCAATGAATCGATAGATAACGTCGGTCGTTGAAAATTTATTGAATACTTTTAGTAAGACCATTATCAAAGTAAAAGCGATAACCGCAATGGTTGCCAGCAAGTTGATATATCCTAAGAAGAATAGGACTACGGTAGCAATTGCGATTGCAATGATCTGAATGGCTGAGTTCATTTCGCCATCGAAGTAAGTGATCATGACTGCAGTGATGTTGATCAACAGCAGCGGAACTACAAAATTTATTGAGATAAAGTGTGAATAGTAGAAGAATATTGCAATCGAGACAAAACTTGGAACGATAAAATCGTTGATCAAAGTAGTCAGCATTGAATATTTTTGCGGAATGTAACGAGTTGAGAATAAAAAGGCGATTTGGGCAAATATCAAGATCATGACGAAAATATTCATCGACTTGAATCCAATTGCACAAATTAAAATGTAGATCACCGAATAGGTGATACTAAATAATATATTTGGCTTTAGCGGAAGCATGAATTCCTTATATAGTGCAACCATCGCTACTAGTGCTAATAAATAATAGTTGATCGAGTTATTAGGCAGATGATGAATTAACACGAATGCGACCGCGAAAACGTGAAAACTAACTAGTTCGATCAATGACTTGATCAAATTTTTGACTCTTGTGTGATCCATGTGTAGCTCCTTTACATATGAATTTATACTAATTGACTGTACGACAAATTTCAATTCAATCTTTTTATGAAAAAATCATTTTTTGTGGTAATCTAGTAAAAGGTTCCTGATGGGATCCTTTTTTGTTTAACAAAGGAGAGGCCCTGTAACCGAAAGGTGGAAAATTTATAATGTCAAAGAATTACTTATTTACATCCGAATCTGTTTCAGAAGGACATCCAGATAAAATTGCTGATCAAATTAGTGACGCAATCCTTGATGCCTTGCTTGAGCAAGATAAGAATGCGCGTGTTGCCTGTGAGACAACCGTAACAACTGGTTTGGTACTCGTAGTTGGTGAAATTTCAACAACAGCTTACGTAGACATCCAAAGCGTTGTTCGTAACACAATTAAAGAAATTGGATACGATGGTTCAAATCCAGGTTTCGACGGTGGAAGTTGTGCAGTTCTAGTAGCTCTAGACGAACAATCTCCCGATATCGCACAAGGTGTAGATGATGCCCTTGAAAAAAGAGAATCAGCTAAAGATGCTGATCCATTGGATCAAATTGGTGCTGGTGATCAAGGTTTCGTATTTGGTTTTGCCACAGACGAAACTAAAGAATACATGCCATTGCCAATCTCTTTAGCACATAAACTTATGCGTAAAACCGCTGAAGTACGTAAAGACGGAACGCTTGATTATTTAATGCCTGATGCTAAATCTCAAGTTACTGTTGAATACGACGAAAACGACAAACCAGTTCGTATCGACACGATCGTTTTAAGTACACAGCACAAAGAAGAAGCAACACTTGATCAGATTCAAAAAGATATCAAGAAATATGTTATTGATGCAGTAGTTCCATCAAACATGATTGATGATAAAACGAAGTATTTGATCAATCCAACTGGTCGTTTCGTAATTGGTGGACCAGAAGGAGATTCAGGACTTACTGGTAGAAAGGTTATCGTTGATACTTATGGCGGATTTGCACGTCATGGTGGCGGTGCTTTTTCTGGTAAAGATGCTACTAAAGTTGACCGTTCAGCTAGTTATGCCGCTAGATATATTGCCAAGAACTTGGTTGCAGCAGGTATTGCTAAAAAGGTCGAAATTCAAATTGCTTATGCAATTGGTGTAGCACGTCCAGTATCAATTCACGTTGATACATTTGGTACTAGTGATTATAGCGAAGAGCAAATTGTTGCTTGCGTCAATAAGAACTTTGATCTTAGACCACTTGGTATCATTCAAATGTTAGATCTACAAAGACCTATCTACAAACAAACAGCGGCTTATGGCCACTTTGGACGTACAGATATTGATTTGCCTTGGGAACAATTAGATAAAGTTGATTCTATTAAAGAATTTTTATCAAAAGTTAAGGACTAATCAACGAGTACAGAGGCGTTCTTTAAAGTTTATACTTTAAAGGACGTCTTTTTTTATGGGGGAAATATGAACGAGAAACAAACACAGTCACATGTTGTAATTGTGACGATTGCGGTATTTATCGCAACATTTATGACCGCAATTGAGGGAACAATCGTATCAACTGCTATGCCAACTATCATTGGAAGTTTGCACGGCGTAAGTTTAATGAATTGGGTATTTTCAATTTATTTATTAATGACAGCTGTATCAACGCCAATTTATGGGAAATTATCAGACGTTGTCGGTCGAAAACCAGTCTTTTTATTCGGTTTAGGATTATTCGTCGTGGGTTCAGTTCTGTGCAGCATGTCTAATTCAATGCTGACTTTGATTTTGGCCCGGGTAGTCCAAGGATTGGGATCTGGTGCCATTCAGCCACTAACATTTACTATTATCGCCGACATTTATCCACTTGAAAAAAGAGCCAAGATCTTAGGTCTAAATGGTTCAGCCTGGGGAATTGCAGCTGTTATCGCACCACTTTTAGGTGGATTCATCGTTGAACAATTAAGCTGGCATTGGGTATTCTTGATCAACTTGCCAGTCGGTATCATCACAATGCTGCTGATTTGGATCTTCTTTAAAGAAAAACGCGAACAAGGACATAAAGTTAAAATTGATTATGTCGGAACTATGTTGCTGATCTTAGTTTTGTTACCAATCATGTTGGCATTGCAATATATCGGGACCGGTTCTCCATTGTTGCCGATTGGCTTGGTAGCAGTTTCGGTAATTTCGATTTTCATCTTCATTCATTTTGAGAGAAAAGTCAGCGACCCAATATTGCCGTTGCACCTGTTCTCAAACAAAACTTTTGTGATCCAAAATGTTATCGCATTGTTAGTCAGCGGTTTCTTGATTGGATTTGAAGCTTATATCCCAACTTGGATGCAAGGAATCTTAGGATTGAGCCCATCAATGGGTGGATTTGCTGTTACTCCTAGTTCAATCGTTTGGATCTTTGGATCATTCTGGGCTGGAAGTTTATTGAAAAAGTTTGCTCCAAATCGTGTGATTTACATTAGTTTGATCTTTTTAGCAACAGCTAACGTATTCTTACTGCTAGCGCATGTGGGAACGCCATTCTGGTACTTCTTAATGTTGGCAGCAATTGCCGGATGCGGTTTTGGTTTAACTATCACGACGACTACAGTAACTGCACAAACAGTCGTGCCTTCAGAGAATGTGGGTGTGGCCACCAGTTTTAATACCTTATTAAGAACTATTGGTATGTCCTTGATGGTTTCAGTAGATGGAATCATCTTGAACACTGCGTTAGCTAATGGTGCTGCTCAGAACAAAAAAATAACTGTCGATATGATGAACAAATTAATTGATCCTCAAACCGCCAGTCAATTGCCAACTGAGTTATTGCCAAAGATGAGAGAGATTCTTTTCTCTGGTCTGCACAATATTTATGTTGCCGGTGCAGTGTTGTTAGTTATCGCTTTGCTTTTGAATGCCTTTGAAATCAAGAACAAAGATATTCTTGGCTCTAAATAAAATTACTGTTGAAGTTAGTACGCTTCCTGCTAGCAAGTATCCGCCAACGATATCGCTTGGATAATGCACTCCGAGGTAGACACGACTGTATCCAATGATAATTATCAGTAAGATACCCAAAGTCGTGATCAATACTCTAGAACCAATTTTTTTAAATATAAAGAAACAAATTATTAATAACGGAATATAAAGGCTTAATGCAGATGAACTGTGTCCACTAGGGTAACTAAAGCTTCCTTCATACATATAATGATGGTGGCTGGGACGAGGGCGTCTGATTAAGTCTTTTATTATTGTGTTGATAATGACGACGACCAATTTATTTGCGGCTAAAAATATTGCTGCATAATAATATTTGAAATACGACAAAATAATCAAAATTACTAGCGTAATTATTACTGTCCAGAAAGTTCCGCCGACTTCAGTCAGAGTCCGAAAAACCAACAATGGAGTAGCAGTGTGGTTTTGATAGATCATGGCAATAAAGAACTTGTCGAACCCATGGATAAAATTAGCCTGAGTTGTTACAGCCCAGGACCATAATATAAATATTATTATCAAAATAATATTTGTGGTAGTCAGAAATTTAGAACTTTTCATTTATTTTTCCCTCTCTATTGTTTAAAAATTGTTTAAGAAATATAATAGTTTCATGAGTATTAAAGGGGTGTTGTTTATATGACAATTTCACGTAGTCAGCGCAAAGCTGAAGAGAACAAACTCTATCGTTCAAATTCGAAAAAACAAGCAAACGCCAACCTGAAAAAGAATGTCACCATCTTAGGTGCAGGTTTATTTTTCAGTGGGGTAGCTGCACAAACTAGTAATGCATTGGCAACACATCAAGCATTTGCCGATACATATGATAATTCAAATAATAATGATCAAAGCAATACCAACAATGCTGATGCTGTTGCGGCCACTAACACCGGCGTGGGGATGCTAACTCCTCGTGGTGTTGGCGACCAAAATTTCATTGACTATATTGGTAATTCTGCTCGCAAATTAGCTGGCAATAATGACTTATATGCATCCGTGATGATTGCTCAAGCCATGATCGAGAGTGGTTGGGGAACTAGTGGTTTAGCTAGTGCACCTAACTATAACTTGTTTGGTATCAAGGGTGCATATAAGGGCACTGCTGTGAACATGCCAACTCAAGAAGACGATGGTTCCGGCAGTCTTTATTCGATTCAATCAGATTTTAAGAAGTATCCTTCTTATAAAGAATCGCTCGAAGATTATGTTTCTTTACTCCGCGGTGGCGTTTCTGGAAACCCACAAATGTATGCCGGCACTTGGAAGAGCAATACTAGTTCATATAAAGATGCCACAGCATTCTTGACTGGTAAATATGCCACGGATACTACTTATGCAGATAAATTAAATAATATCATAGAAAAATATAATTTATCACGATTCGATCAACCTCAAGAATCTGATCAAAATGAAAATTATGTTTTTGCACAAGGAGACACTTTACAGTCTGTAGCTGATAAATTTAATATTCCTCTGGAAACATTAATGGAATTGAATGGTTTAAAGACTTCAAGCTATGTTTATCCAGGTAAGTCATTGATCGTAAATCAAGTTATCGGAACTCCGACTGCATCTGTTAATGATCCTGTCGCAATGGGCAACAAAACTGCTGCCGATGCTTCAAGCAGTGATTCTTCTGATGATGTTTATGGAAATCAACAAGCACCGGTCATTGTTCAAGACGAAACTAACGGAGTTAAGAAGTATGACAAGTCACAATCAACTGCTCAAGTTGCAGTTAATGTTTCAAGCGATACTTCTAATGGACAAGCTAATTCAAGTAACAGTGCAACTGTAAACTCTGGCAGTCAACAAGATCAATCGGCACAAACACAGAGTGCAAGTTCTCAAGACAACACTGTAACAGTTAAAAATGGCGATACTTTAGATGGAATTGCACGTCAATTAGGTGTATCTGTTTCTGATTTAAAACAAGCAAATAATCTCAATTCAGATTTATTGGTTGTCGGACAGCAATTAAAGTTGTAATATATATGCAATGGAAATAGTAGATTTATTTTAATTTTTTTCAGAAAGTGCATGGTCGTTGTGAATGCATAAATTAAATAAATTGAACTCGTCCACCAAGTTTGACCGCTGAACTAACAGTAAGCAGTCACATCTTATCCTTGTTACGGATATCGAGAGTCATGTAGTCTGTCTACATGGAACTTAGGTGGTACCGCGATAATTCGTCCTATGATTAGTTTATTAATCATAGGACTTTTTTTATGGAGGAAAGAATATGTCATACAATCACAATGTCGTTGAGAAAAAATGGCAAAAGTACTGGAAAGAAAATCAAACTTTTAAGACTGGTACTGACAAGAACAAGAAGAACTTTTACGCTTTGGATATGTTCCCATATCCATCTGGACAAGGACTCCACGTTGGACATCCAGAAGGATATACAGCTACTGATATCGTAGCCAGAATGAAACGTATGCAAGGATATAATGTTTTGCATCCAATGGGCTTTGATGCCTTTGGTTTACCAGCAGAACAATATGCTTTAGACACTGGTCATAACCCAGCTGAATTCACTGAAAAAAATATCAATAACTTTAAACGTCAAATCAATTCACTCGGTTTTTCATACGATTGGGACCGTGAAGTGCAAACTACAGATCCTAAGTTCTACAAGTGGACACAGTGGATCTTTGAACAAATGTACAAAAAGGGTTTGGCATATGAAGCCAAAGTTCCAGTTAACTGGAGTCCGGATTTAGGTACAGTTGTTGCAAACGAAGAGGTCATTGATGGAAAAACTGAACGTGGTGGCTATCCAGTTTATCGTAAGCCAATGCGTCAGTGGATGTTGAAGATCACTGCTTATGCTGATCGTCTTTTGGATGATTTGGACTTGATCGACTGGCCTGAATCAATCAAGGAAATGCAACGTAACTGGATTGGACGTTCTGTGGGTGCAGAAATTGACTTCCCAGTAGCTGATACATCAGAAACAGTGCAAGTATTCTCAACCCGTCCAGACACGATCTACGGTGCAACTTATATGGTTTTGGCACCAGAACATGACTTAGTTGAAAAAATCGTTACTCCTGAACAAAAAGCTGAAGTTGAAGCTTATAAAGCTAAAATTGCTAGCAAGTCAGATCTTGAAAGAACTGATTTGAACAAGGATAAAACAGGTGCCTTTACTGGTGCTTATGCTGTTAACCCAGTTAATGGCAAGAAGATTCCAATCTGGATCTCTGACTATGTATTGAGTACTTATGGATTTGGTGCCGTCATGGCCGTTCCTGCTCATGATGATCGTGATTATGAGTTTGCTAAGAAATTTGACTTGCCAATCGTTCAAGTACTTGAAGGTGGAAACATTGATGATGCAGCCTTCACTGGCGATGGCGTTCATATTAATTCTGAATTCTTGGATGGAATGGGTAAAGAAGAGGCTATCGATAAGATGGTTCAATACCTTGAAGACAAGGGTATCGGTAAAAAGAAAGTTAACTACAAACTTCGTGACTGGTTATTCTCACGTCAACGTTACTGGGGTGAACCAATTCCTGTCATTCATTGGGAAGACGGCGAAACAACTCTAGTTCCAGAAGATGAGTTACCTTTGGAATTGCCAGCTGATAGCAATATTGAACCTTCAGGAACACCTGAAAGTCCACTTGCTAACCTGACTGATTGGGTAAACGTCGTTGATAAGAATGGCCGTAAAGGACGTCGTGAAACTAATACTATGCCACAATGGGCAGGTAGTTCTTGGTATTACTTAAGATACATTGATCCACATAATGATAAACAATTGGCTGACTACGACTTATTGAAACAATGGTTGCCAGTTGATCTTTATATTGGTGGGGCTGAACACGCTGTTCTTCACTTATTGTATGCTCGTTTCTGGCACAAAGTTCTTTATGACTTGGGAGTTGTGCCTACTAAAGAACCATTCCAAAAACTATATAACCAAGGTATGATCTTGGGTGATAACCATGAAAAGATGTCTAAGTCAAAGGGTAATGTTGTTAACCCTGATGATGTTGTTGAATCATACGGCGCCGACACATTAAGACTTTACGAAATGTTCATGGGACCTTTGGATGCATCTATTTCATGGTCTGAAGATGGTTTGGCAGGAGCTAACAAGTTCTTGGAACGTGTTTGGAGATTATTCATCAATAACGATGACGAAAACACTGTTAAATCTGACTACTTGACTGATAAAAATGATGGCAAGCTCGATAAGGTTTACAACGAAACAGTCAAGAAGGTCACTGAAGATTATGATTCATTGCACTTCAACACTGCCATTTCACAAATGATGGTCTTTGCTAATGAAGCTAACAAGGTTGATACAATGCCTAAAGAATATGCTGAAGGTTTTGTTAAGATGTTGGCTCCAATTGCACCACATATGATGGAAGAATTATGGAGCAAGTTTGGTCATGATGAATCGATCACTTATGCTAAATGGCCTGAATTTGATGAAAGTAAATTAGTATCTGATACTGTTGAGATGATCATTCAAGTTAATGGTCGTTTACGTGATAAATTATCAATGCCAGTTGATACTGATAAGGAAAAGGTCAAAGAAATTGCTTTGAGCGATGAAAAAGTTCAAAAATTCCTTGATGGCAAAGATGTTGTGAAGGTAATTGTCGTTCCTAACAAGATTGTTAATATTGTAGTAAAATAAATGAAAAAGCTAAGACTCGGTCTTAGCTTTTTTGATAAAAATTATTATATGGTTACTTTGATTTAGTTGATTTTTTCAAGAATAAAGAGTATTTTTAAGTTTCCGAGATTACAAGTTTGCTATAATGGAACAGATAGTTTTTAAGGTGGTGCTAGTATTTGAGCAAGGATAATCAAAGTTCAGAAGAAGCGATCCCGAGATTGGATCCGGAATCTTCTAGCCAAGATACGATGTTAAAAGGCTCAGTTTGGATGACAGCTGGTAGTATTTTTTCACGTGTGCTTGGGGCTATATATATTATTCCTTGGATGGCCTGGATGGGTTCTTCATATCCTTCTGCCAATGCTTTGTTTGCCAAGGGCTACAATATTTACAGCTTGTTTTTAATTATTTCTACTGCCGGGATACCCGGTGCTATTTCCAAACAAATTTCTCACTATAATGCCTTGGACGAATATGCAACAGGTAATAGTTTATTCAAACAAGGCTTAAAGATCATGGCGTTGATGGGAATAATTTTTGGAGCGATCATGTTCTTTGGTGCTTCATTTATTGCATTTCTATTCACTGACAGCGATCCTAACAGTATTCCGGTTATCAAATCATTAGGAGTGGCTGTTTTAGTAATTCCAATCCTCAGTATTTTAAGAGGTTACTTGCAAGGTTATTCTGATATGGCACCTTCCGCTATATCACAATTAGTTGAACAAATTGCTAGAGTTATTTATATGCTGCTCGCGACTTATTTGATCATGCAAGTTCAAAAGGGAAGTTACGTTGATGCTGTTACTCAATCGACTTTTGCTGCCTTTATCGGTGCAATCTTTGCCATTGCAATTTTATTGATCTACATATTTAGAAAATTGCCAAAGTTACGCGAGTTATCTAGAAATGGTAAACCGGCCTCAACTTTGGATAAAAACTTTGCTCGAGAAATATTCGAGCAGGCATTTCCATTTATCATCATGGATGCCGGTATCACATTCTTTAATCTCTTTGACCAGTCAACATTCCAACAATTTATGTTGATGTTCGTAAAAGCTTCAAAGGTCCAATTG from Companilactobacillus sp. includes these protein-coding regions:
- the leuS gene encoding leucine--tRNA ligase — its product is MSYNHNVVEKKWQKYWKENQTFKTGTDKNKKNFYALDMFPYPSGQGLHVGHPEGYTATDIVARMKRMQGYNVLHPMGFDAFGLPAEQYALDTGHNPAEFTEKNINNFKRQINSLGFSYDWDREVQTTDPKFYKWTQWIFEQMYKKGLAYEAKVPVNWSPDLGTVVANEEVIDGKTERGGYPVYRKPMRQWMLKITAYADRLLDDLDLIDWPESIKEMQRNWIGRSVGAEIDFPVADTSETVQVFSTRPDTIYGATYMVLAPEHDLVEKIVTPEQKAEVEAYKAKIASKSDLERTDLNKDKTGAFTGAYAVNPVNGKKIPIWISDYVLSTYGFGAVMAVPAHDDRDYEFAKKFDLPIVQVLEGGNIDDAAFTGDGVHINSEFLDGMGKEEAIDKMVQYLEDKGIGKKKVNYKLRDWLFSRQRYWGEPIPVIHWEDGETTLVPEDELPLELPADSNIEPSGTPESPLANLTDWVNVVDKNGRKGRRETNTMPQWAGSSWYYLRYIDPHNDKQLADYDLLKQWLPVDLYIGGAEHAVLHLLYARFWHKVLYDLGVVPTKEPFQKLYNQGMILGDNHEKMSKSKGNVVNPDDVVESYGADTLRLYEMFMGPLDASISWSEDGLAGANKFLERVWRLFINNDDENTVKSDYLTDKNDGKLDKVYNETVKKVTEDYDSLHFNTAISQMMVFANEANKVDTMPKEYAEGFVKMLAPIAPHMMEELWSKFGHDESITYAKWPEFDESKLVSDTVEMIIQVNGRLRDKLSMPVDTDKEKVKEIALSDEKVQKFLDGKDVVKVIVVPNKIVNIVVK
- a CDS encoding putative polysaccharide biosynthesis protein; the protein is MLKGSVWMTAGSIFSRVLGAIYIIPWMAWMGSSYPSANALFAKGYNIYSLFLIISTAGIPGAISKQISHYNALDEYATGNSLFKQGLKIMALMGIIFGAIMFFGASFIAFLFTDSDPNSIPVIKSLGVAVLVIPILSILRGYLQGYSDMAPSAISQLVEQIARVIYMLLATYLIMQVQKGSYVDAVTQSTFAAFIGAIFAIAILLIYIFRKLPKLRELSRNGKPASTLDKNFAREIFEQAFPFIIMDAGITFFNLFDQSTFQQFMLMFVKASKVQLDNYYSLFGFQANKLIMIIVSLSTAMAVTAVPILSGLFAKGDKHDIEKQIANTIELFFFIMIPSALGMYAVAQPLWTTFYRYDALGISMLQFSSIMSILLGLFTVLSAVLQALYRNRLAIRYLVIGFIVKVLIQVPMIGMFHEYGPLVATSISMAVICWLMLRKLYEIYPFNIERTENRISGIIIFSVAMFIVVAIINWIVFRFVGNSDRIVSLFVLIIEAIIGAGVFGYLVLKTKLADKILGSRVARIRRLVKIK